The Streptomyces sp. NBC_01689 genome includes a window with the following:
- a CDS encoding STAS domain-containing protein, producing MIAVAGEADLDNVGGLSSALDAAARTPAGPVVLDLAELTFADSTTINVVLRAYGVLGDRLRLATLTPILERVLSVTGVSEVVPVFRTVAEALESDAV from the coding sequence GTGATAGCGGTCGCCGGAGAGGCGGATCTCGACAACGTGGGAGGGCTCAGCAGCGCCCTCGACGCGGCGGCACGCACTCCCGCGGGGCCGGTGGTCCTGGACCTGGCGGAGCTGACCTTTGCGGACTCGACCACGATCAACGTCGTCCTGCGGGCCTACGGCGTCCTCGGCGACCGGCTGAGACTGGCCACGCTCACCCCGATCCTGGAACGGGTGCTGAGTGTGACCGGGGTCTCCGAGGTGGTGCCGGTCTTCCGTACCGTGGCCGAGGCGCTGGAGAGCGATGCGGTCTGA
- a CDS encoding DinB family protein, whose product MFVRPDDDPRTEGGFVGERDTLVGYLRDQRLTWEMKCAGPDAEAMARRSVGPSNLSLLGLVRHLAGVEQTWFRRVMAGRDVPRHHRSEDAPNGDFDGAVPDAAVVVEAWATWRSEVAFAERFVDGARDFDVTGTDGDEPVPLREVLVHMIEEYARHNGHADFLRERIDGRVGQ is encoded by the coding sequence ATGTTCGTCCGTCCCGACGACGATCCGCGCACCGAAGGGGGGTTCGTGGGGGAGCGGGACACGCTCGTCGGGTATCTCCGCGACCAGCGGCTGACGTGGGAGATGAAGTGCGCCGGTCCGGACGCGGAGGCGATGGCCAGGCGTTCGGTCGGGCCGTCGAACCTCTCCCTGCTCGGTCTGGTGCGCCATCTGGCCGGGGTCGAACAGACCTGGTTCCGGCGGGTGATGGCCGGCCGGGACGTACCCCGGCACCACCGGTCCGAGGACGCCCCGAACGGCGACTTCGACGGCGCGGTGCCGGACGCCGCCGTGGTGGTGGAGGCTTGGGCCACCTGGCGCTCCGAAGTGGCCTTCGCCGAACGGTTCGTGGACGGGGCCAGGGACTTCGACGTCACCGGGACGGACGGCGACGAACCGGTCCCGCTCCGCGAGGTGCTGGTGCACATGATCGAGGAGTACGCCCGGCACAACGGCCACGCGGACTTCCTGCGCGAGCGGATCGACGGCAGGGTCGGCCAGTGA
- a CDS encoding DUF5133 domain-containing protein, translated as MLMAHPVVLRNLVEQYLTLRALHAENGGAEVRRRLEDLAYTLCVSTGTKDVDAALVAARHRLPGARTADDSVLAG; from the coding sequence GTGCTGATGGCCCACCCCGTGGTGCTGCGCAACCTCGTCGAGCAGTACCTCACCCTGCGCGCGCTCCATGCCGAGAACGGCGGCGCGGAGGTCCGCCGGCGCCTGGAGGACCTGGCGTACACGCTCTGCGTCTCGACCGGTACGAAGGATGTCGACGCCGCGCTGGTCGCGGCCCGTCACCGGCTGCCGGGGGCCCGGACGGCCGACGACTCCGTACTCGCCGGCTGA
- a CDS encoding PP2C family protein-serine/threonine phosphatase — protein sequence MVGVGHSRGTNVADPLPRIGERTAVPHQISSDPRWGLDAAAALLLVEDDAGDALLVREVLADSGLPMDVTWCKSLAEARAFLESSKHAVCVLLDLHLPDTHGLSAVRLVRDASPDAAVVVLTGLAENEAGLAAVAEGAQDFLSKDGLNPEELSRAVRYALQRKQVERSSAELQASRLLAQENARLERGLLPTPLLRGDRCQVASRYSPGRDHALLGGDFFDVVESEDGTVHAVIGDVSGHGAAEAALGVCLRVAWRAAVLSGCVGPAQVRLLEEILEAERAEDYIFATLTILRLSPDHSRLTVIRAGHPGLLVRTSHGIELFEPPVGPALGLVPGGAHWPETELPAHDISAVTLFTDGLFEGVVGPDQRLGEEGLLAVARKHMDLHGRPFVDAVVEDVAAQSTFHGGLADDVAVLHLATDGRS from the coding sequence ATGGTCGGCGTCGGTCACTCAAGGGGGACGAACGTGGCGGATCCCCTGCCGCGGATCGGTGAACGTACCGCGGTACCGCACCAGATCAGCTCCGACCCCCGCTGGGGCCTGGACGCCGCCGCGGCGCTGCTGCTCGTCGAGGACGACGCCGGCGACGCCCTGCTGGTGCGGGAAGTTCTGGCCGACAGCGGTCTGCCGATGGACGTCACCTGGTGCAAGTCCCTCGCCGAGGCGCGCGCGTTCCTGGAATCCTCCAAGCACGCGGTGTGCGTGCTGCTGGACCTGCACCTGCCTGACACCCACGGACTGAGCGCGGTACGCCTGGTCCGGGACGCCTCACCGGACGCGGCCGTGGTCGTGCTCACCGGACTCGCCGAGAACGAGGCGGGCCTCGCCGCGGTCGCGGAGGGAGCCCAGGACTTCCTCTCCAAGGACGGTCTGAACCCGGAGGAGCTGAGCCGGGCCGTCCGGTACGCCCTCCAGCGCAAGCAGGTGGAGCGCTCCAGCGCCGAGCTCCAGGCGAGCAGGCTGCTGGCCCAGGAGAACGCCCGGCTGGAGCGCGGGCTGCTGCCCACGCCCCTGCTGCGCGGCGACCGCTGCCAGGTCGCCTCCCGCTACAGCCCGGGACGCGACCACGCCCTGCTGGGCGGCGACTTCTTCGACGTCGTCGAGAGCGAGGACGGCACGGTCCACGCGGTGATCGGGGACGTGTCCGGCCACGGCGCCGCCGAGGCGGCTCTCGGGGTCTGTCTGCGGGTGGCCTGGCGCGCCGCCGTGCTCTCGGGCTGCGTGGGTCCGGCGCAGGTCCGTCTCCTGGAGGAGATCCTCGAGGCCGAACGCGCCGAGGACTACATCTTCGCCACCCTCACGATCCTCCGGCTGTCCCCGGACCACAGCCGGCTGACCGTGATCCGTGCCGGACATCCGGGCCTGCTCGTCCGCACCTCCCACGGCATCGAACTGTTCGAGCCTCCGGTGGGACCCGCGCTGGGACTGGTCCCGGGCGGGGCGCACTGGCCGGAGACCGAGCTGCCCGCGCACGACATCAGCGCCGTGACACTGTTCACCGACGGTCTCTTCGAGGGCGTCGTGGGCCCGGACCAACGGCTGGGCGAGGAAGGACTGCTCGCGGTGGCGAGGAAACACATGGATCTGCACGGCCGCCCGTTCGTCGACGCGGTGGTCGAGGACGTGGCCGCGCAGAGCACCTTCCACGGAGGCCTCGCCGACGACGTGGCGGTCCTGCACCTGGCGACGGACGGCAGGTCGTGA
- a CDS encoding response regulator, with protein sequence MTSPVEPIQVLLVEDDPGDELMTREAFEDNKIRNALHVVRDGEEALDFLYRVNQYVDAPRPDLILLDLNLPKYDGRQVLERIKSDDELAHIPVVVLTTSSAEEDILRSYKLHANAYVTKPVDLDQFIAAVRQIDDFFVSVVKLPKSS encoded by the coding sequence GTGACCAGCCCCGTCGAACCCATTCAGGTACTGCTGGTCGAGGACGACCCCGGCGACGAGCTCATGACCCGGGAGGCGTTCGAGGACAACAAGATCCGCAACGCCCTGCACGTCGTACGGGACGGCGAGGAGGCCCTCGACTTCCTCTACCGCGTCAACCAGTACGTGGACGCGCCGCGGCCCGACCTGATCCTGCTCGACCTCAACCTGCCCAAGTACGACGGCCGTCAGGTGCTGGAGCGCATCAAGTCGGACGACGAACTGGCGCACATCCCGGTCGTCGTCCTCACCACCTCCTCCGCCGAGGAGGACATCCTGCGCAGCTACAAGCTCCACGCCAACGCCTATGTCACCAAGCCGGTCGACCTCGACCAGTTCATCGCCGCCGTGCGGCAGATCGACGACTTCTTCGTTTCCGTGGTGAAGCTGCCGAAGAGCTCCTGA
- a CDS encoding nuclear transport factor 2 family protein encodes MSENTDRHESAVARYLEAWNEGEPDALAKAVAVAWSPDGGYTDPLAEVRGHEGIAAVIAAAHARFPGFFFRLTGTVDGHHDTARFGWELVDGADGSAPVAGFDVITLAEDGRIRDVYGFLDRVPAPAGDSPLG; translated from the coding sequence ATGTCCGAGAACACCGACCGTCACGAGTCCGCCGTCGCCCGCTACCTGGAGGCCTGGAACGAGGGTGAGCCGGACGCGCTCGCCAAGGCGGTCGCCGTCGCCTGGAGCCCCGACGGCGGCTACACCGACCCGCTGGCCGAGGTGCGCGGGCACGAGGGGATCGCCGCTGTGATCGCGGCGGCGCACGCGCGGTTCCCGGGGTTCTTCTTCCGGCTCACGGGTACGGTCGACGGCCACCACGACACCGCCCGGTTCGGCTGGGAGCTGGTCGACGGCGCGGACGGGTCGGCGCCGGTCGCCGGATTCGACGTGATCACGCTGGCCGAGGACGGCCGCATCCGCGACGTGTACGGGTTCCTGGACCGCGTACCGGCCCCGGCCGGTGACTCCCCTCTCGGTTGA
- a CDS encoding PRC-barrel domain-containing protein, translated as MSELTAARSLGGRPVVTLGGDVVAQIKDTVFDGPAGRVTGFTLSGRGLLAGPLKQSLPWSAVHSVGHDAVMVRGREVLAEPAAVVARGEAAHGRVVGAKVLTDAGAEVGTVLDLVVEAGVSGRVVGFRIAARETRVSGSRRRRRKVFVPRGETLAVSGQALVIPADATRFVADDLAGFAAQVDAFRATGETP; from the coding sequence ATGAGCGAGCTGACGGCCGCGCGCAGCCTGGGCGGACGACCGGTGGTCACCCTGGGGGGTGACGTGGTGGCGCAGATCAAGGACACCGTCTTCGACGGGCCCGCGGGACGCGTCACCGGATTCACGCTCAGCGGCCGGGGGTTGCTGGCCGGCCCCCTGAAGCAGAGTCTGCCGTGGAGCGCGGTGCACTCGGTGGGCCACGACGCCGTGATGGTGCGCGGGCGTGAGGTCCTCGCCGAGCCGGCCGCGGTGGTCGCGCGGGGCGAGGCCGCCCACGGCCGGGTGGTGGGCGCCAAGGTGCTCACGGACGCGGGCGCGGAGGTCGGCACGGTACTGGACCTCGTCGTGGAGGCGGGCGTCAGCGGGCGGGTGGTGGGGTTCCGGATCGCCGCGCGCGAGACGCGGGTGTCCGGTTCGCGACGTCGGCGCCGCAAGGTGTTCGTCCCCCGGGGCGAGACCCTCGCCGTGTCCGGGCAGGCGCTCGTCATTCCCGCGGACGCGACCCGGTTCGTCGCCGACGACCTGGCCGGTTTCGCGGCCCAGGTCGACGCGTTCCGCGCGACGGGAGAGACGCCGTGA
- a CDS encoding MarR family winged helix-turn-helix transcriptional regulator, giving the protein MPRSIRPPVSRDDAAQTLDAVAELLELLWGRGQEAAPSGPVPPSQLRALIVIEQGGSMNLRSLGDALASRPSSVSRLCDRMEAVGLIRRAPSTTSRREVEVVLSPLGEQVLRELRDHRAREVRAVLEQMSSADVARLTEGLEAFRATALEQLDERGGGSGSDREPGRATGTG; this is encoded by the coding sequence GTGCCGCGCTCGATCCGTCCACCCGTGTCCCGAGACGATGCCGCGCAAACGCTGGACGCCGTCGCGGAACTTCTCGAACTTCTGTGGGGCCGAGGGCAGGAGGCCGCGCCGTCCGGCCCGGTGCCGCCCTCCCAGCTACGGGCCCTGATCGTGATCGAGCAGGGCGGTTCGATGAATCTTCGCTCGCTCGGTGACGCCCTGGCCTCGCGTCCCTCCTCCGTCAGCCGTCTGTGTGACCGGATGGAGGCAGTCGGGCTGATCCGCAGGGCGCCGAGCACGACGAGCAGGCGCGAGGTCGAGGTCGTGCTGAGCCCGCTCGGGGAGCAGGTGCTGCGCGAACTCCGTGACCATCGCGCCCGCGAGGTGCGCGCCGTCCTGGAGCAGATGTCGTCCGCGGACGTCGCCCGGCTCACCGAGGGGCTCGAAGCGTTCCGGGCGACCGCGCTGGAGCAGCTCGACGAGCGGGGCGGCGGCTCCGGCTCCGACCGGGAGCCGGGGCGCGCGACCGGTACCGGATAG
- a CDS encoding MarR family winged helix-turn-helix transcriptional regulator: MPVAEEGLLRPAPDESFLPTPGGHLPLTADGRFPPTVGESSVPGSDGRLSRTADEDSPPAPDGSFLPGPDGRAPRVPAADTAPPRVRDDVLLRAADQLAAVAEILVSVSARTAVAVDGRLSPSLLRALSLVGASPGLSLAALADRARISRSRASRVCDTLEDAGLLARVPLAADRRGVGLSLTRHGRSVLGRVRERRDDWIRNALLRMPDGDLDGLLSALRSLGPSLADGYQALPGPGHSV; encoded by the coding sequence GTGCCGGTTGCGGAAGAGGGCCTCCTCCGGCCCGCTCCGGACGAGAGCTTCCTTCCCACACCGGGGGGACACCTGCCCCTGACCGCGGACGGGCGTTTCCCGCCGACAGTCGGCGAGAGCTCCGTGCCGGGCAGCGACGGACGCCTCTCCCGGACCGCGGACGAGGACTCCCCGCCGGCTCCGGACGGGAGCTTCCTTCCCGGTCCGGACGGCCGGGCCCCGCGGGTGCCCGCGGCGGACACCGCACCGCCCCGGGTCCGGGACGACGTACTGCTCCGCGCGGCCGACCAGCTCGCGGCCGTGGCCGAGATCCTGGTCTCCGTGTCCGCCCGTACGGCGGTCGCCGTCGACGGCCGGCTGTCGCCCTCGCTGCTGCGTGCGCTGTCCCTGGTCGGCGCGTCGCCCGGGCTGAGCCTCGCCGCGCTCGCCGACCGGGCGCGGATCAGCCGCTCCCGGGCCAGCAGGGTGTGCGACACGCTTGAGGACGCGGGGCTGCTGGCCCGCGTGCCCCTTGCCGCGGACCGCAGGGGCGTCGGCCTGAGCCTGACGCGGCACGGCCGGTCCGTGCTCGGCCGGGTGCGCGAGCGGCGCGACGACTGGATCCGGAACGCCCTGCTGCGCATGCCGGACGGCGATCTGGACGGCCTGCTGAGCGCGCTGCGCTCGCTCGGTCCGTCGCTGGCCGACGGGTATCAGGCCCTTCCCGGGCCCGGCCACTCCGTCTGA
- a CDS encoding ATP-binding protein: protein MIEHLDGAVIPPGFDVPVDPLRRAAHYTGEPGCIADARAFAELFLEQLRSEWCAEIDARADGDLLLVVSELVTNADRHSHGPYILELEGTDVSVTVTVYDSSATLPRRYPRDPQRIGRHGLEIVHALATEVTVGRVPVGKCVKAQLDLRR, encoded by the coding sequence ATGATCGAGCACTTGGACGGAGCAGTGATACCGCCTGGCTTCGACGTGCCCGTGGACCCGCTCCGGCGGGCGGCGCACTACACCGGCGAACCGGGGTGCATCGCCGACGCGCGCGCCTTCGCGGAGCTGTTCCTCGAACAGCTCCGGTCGGAGTGGTGCGCCGAGATCGACGCCCGGGCCGACGGCGACCTCCTGCTCGTGGTGAGCGAACTGGTCACCAACGCGGACCGGCACAGCCACGGGCCGTACATCCTGGAGCTGGAGGGGACCGACGTCTCCGTCACCGTCACCGTCTACGACAGCAGCGCCACCCTGCCGCGGCGCTACCCGCGTGATCCGCAGCGCATCGGGCGGCACGGACTGGAGATCGTCCACGCGCTGGCGACGGAGGTGACCGTCGGGCGCGTTCCGGTCGGCAAGTGCGTCAAGGCACAGCTCGACCTGCGCCGTTGA
- a CDS encoding diacylglycerol/lipid kinase family protein translates to MRRRRTGRRTGAGTARLPDLGPVLSAGASGWRRTVAGGLLWAGAAAALGASGDRTARRAALRGIGTVAIASAVTRAVARPAVRRSGQPLDAAGRIASAAAFAAAVLLEAPRYGLFVVPGAAALTAARLRAEVRRPGDVAVGMAIGAGAAALTARWWPVKPEAAAAAAPPRRPAPALPGGAGLYIVVNPSSGLSWSADSPDAGEYLRTALPKADVTVARQGQDLAELLEEAARRAKEHGGALGACGGDGTINAATEIAARLGVPLAVFPGGTFNHFAVDLGNQSMEDVVGAVQAGEAVVADLGRARVPGGPEQVFLNTFSLGVYSELVGAREKLEERIGKWPALVVGLAGVLAKGSPVHVSVNGRPKRLWLLFAGNGIYHPAGFAPTYRTQLDDGLLDVRAVDAGTPLARTRLLLAVLTGTLHNSRVLTTAQVRALRLEVLHGDPQFSYDGEVTRVASGRLVLDKVTRAVTLYRPAEKDQWLR, encoded by the coding sequence ATGAGAAGGCGCAGGACAGGGCGGCGAACGGGCGCCGGGACGGCCAGGCTGCCGGACCTCGGACCGGTGCTGTCGGCCGGCGCCTCCGGGTGGCGCCGCACGGTGGCGGGCGGTCTCCTGTGGGCCGGCGCGGCCGCGGCTCTCGGCGCGTCCGGGGACCGGACCGCACGGCGGGCGGCCCTGCGAGGCATCGGCACCGTCGCGATCGCCTCGGCCGTGACCCGCGCCGTCGCCCGGCCCGCCGTGCGCAGGTCCGGGCAGCCGCTGGACGCGGCCGGCCGGATCGCCTCCGCGGCCGCCTTCGCGGCCGCGGTGCTCCTCGAAGCCCCCCGGTACGGCCTGTTCGTGGTGCCGGGCGCCGCCGCTCTGACGGCGGCCCGCCTGCGCGCGGAGGTCCGCCGCCCGGGGGACGTGGCCGTGGGCATGGCGATAGGAGCCGGTGCCGCGGCCCTCACCGCCCGCTGGTGGCCCGTCAAACCCGAGGCCGCCGCGGCCGCGGCGCCCCCGCGCCGCCCCGCACCCGCCCTCCCCGGTGGCGCCGGGCTGTACATCGTGGTCAACCCGTCGTCGGGCCTGTCGTGGAGCGCCGACAGCCCCGACGCGGGCGAGTACCTGCGCACCGCGCTGCCCAAGGCGGACGTCACGGTCGCCCGGCAGGGACAGGACCTCGCGGAACTCCTGGAGGAGGCCGCCCGGCGGGCGAAGGAGCACGGCGGCGCCCTCGGCGCCTGCGGCGGCGACGGGACGATCAACGCGGCGACCGAGATCGCCGCCCGGCTCGGCGTCCCGCTCGCGGTCTTCCCCGGCGGCACCTTCAACCACTTCGCCGTGGATCTGGGCAACCAGTCCATGGAGGACGTCGTGGGCGCCGTACAGGCGGGGGAGGCCGTGGTCGCCGACCTCGGACGGGCCCGCGTGCCCGGCGGACCCGAGCAGGTGTTCCTCAACACCTTCAGCCTCGGCGTCTACTCCGAACTGGTGGGCGCCCGCGAGAAGCTGGAGGAACGGATCGGGAAGTGGCCGGCGCTCGTGGTGGGCCTCGCCGGAGTCCTCGCCAAGGGCAGCCCCGTGCACGTCTCCGTCAACGGCCGCCCCAAGCGCCTGTGGCTGCTCTTCGCGGGCAACGGCATATACCACCCGGCCGGATTCGCACCCACCTACCGGACCCAGCTGGACGACGGTCTGCTGGACGTCCGCGCCGTGGACGCCGGCACCCCGCTGGCCCGGACGCGCCTCCTGCTCGCGGTACTGACCGGCACCCTGCACAACAGCCGGGTCCTGACCACCGCGCAGGTGCGCGCCCTGCGCCTCGAAGTGCTGCACGGAGACCCGCAGTTCTCCTACGACGGCGAGGTCACCCGGGTCGCGTCCGGCCGGCTGGTGCTGGACAAGGTGACGCGGGCCGTGACGCTGTACCGGCCCGCCGAGAAGGACCAGTGGCTGCGCTGA
- a CDS encoding PRC-barrel domain-containing protein, whose amino-acid sequence MTLFSEINGLPVVTLGEAARIGVVKSLTIDAGTGRVTRLRIARAPGRKETSLAWDVLHAVGPDAVLVPSETVLDAVPPESPPHREALGARVLTENGDGRGTVRDIAFDPADGRIEEILTTSGSFPGDLLIGLGDYALVVRAG is encoded by the coding sequence GTGACCCTGTTCTCCGAGATCAACGGCCTGCCGGTGGTCACCCTCGGCGAGGCGGCCCGGATCGGTGTGGTGAAGTCGCTCACAATCGACGCCGGGACCGGGCGGGTCACCCGGCTGCGGATCGCGCGGGCGCCCGGGCGCAAGGAGACCTCACTCGCCTGGGACGTCCTGCACGCGGTCGGCCCCGACGCGGTGCTGGTCCCTTCGGAGACGGTCCTGGACGCCGTCCCGCCGGAGTCCCCGCCGCATCGTGAGGCGCTCGGCGCGCGGGTCCTGACCGAGAACGGCGACGGACGCGGGACCGTGCGCGACATCGCCTTCGACCCCGCCGACGGACGGATCGAGGAGATCCTCACGACCTCGGGATCGTTCCCCGGCGACCTGCTGATCGGGCTCGGGGACTACGCCCTCGTCGTACGCGCGGGCTGA
- a CDS encoding PP2C family protein-serine/threonine phosphatase, translated as MTSVNDVDRALRATPPHALLGTLRTLLTDAWGATGADLLMADYGLTVLQPVEAPDDPSRSVSLYNSPEGRAFGSQEPHEEHPRHGEHVRLHLPVTARGERLGVLTVRLPPESVGAEVTQQLAQVAELLGHEIVVAERDTDVYRQARRVGRLTLAAEMQWELLPGRASTREEFSIGAQLEPAYAVRGDNFDWSSDAERLSLSILNGMGDGINASLLTLLAVGSLRNARRAGVPVADQARLADQAIYAQYHGDQHVSALLLSFDLATGRVLAVDAGSPRLWRRRGTSVERIEFEAQLPLGMFEESDYLPQEFDVLPGDRLLVVSDGVYDALSPLGEAFGERALARAVTATALLPAADVPRAVLDELAAYRVTEPLDDALIVCLDWSGRRRGENGPQAD; from the coding sequence GTGACCTCTGTGAACGACGTCGACCGAGCCCTGCGCGCGACACCTCCGCACGCGCTGCTCGGCACCCTGCGCACTCTCCTGACGGACGCCTGGGGAGCGACCGGCGCCGATCTCCTCATGGCGGACTACGGGCTGACCGTGCTCCAGCCGGTCGAGGCACCCGACGACCCCTCGCGTTCCGTCTCCCTGTACAACAGCCCCGAGGGCCGCGCGTTCGGCAGCCAGGAGCCGCACGAGGAGCACCCGCGGCACGGGGAGCACGTACGTCTCCATCTGCCGGTCACCGCCCGCGGCGAGCGCCTCGGTGTGCTCACCGTGCGGCTGCCGCCGGAATCCGTGGGCGCCGAGGTGACCCAGCAGCTCGCCCAGGTGGCCGAGCTGCTGGGCCACGAGATCGTCGTGGCCGAACGCGACACCGACGTCTACCGGCAGGCGCGCCGGGTCGGCCGGCTGACCCTGGCCGCCGAGATGCAGTGGGAGCTTCTGCCCGGCCGGGCCAGCACCCGCGAGGAGTTCTCCATCGGCGCGCAGCTGGAGCCCGCCTACGCGGTGCGTGGGGACAACTTCGACTGGTCCTCGGACGCCGAGCGGCTCTCCCTGTCGATCCTCAACGGCATGGGGGACGGCATCAACGCCTCCCTGCTGACGCTCCTCGCCGTCGGCTCCCTGCGCAACGCCCGGCGGGCCGGGGTGCCGGTCGCCGACCAGGCCAGACTCGCCGACCAGGCGATCTACGCGCAGTACCACGGCGACCAGCACGTCTCGGCGCTGCTCCTCTCCTTCGACCTGGCCACCGGACGGGTGCTCGCCGTGGACGCGGGCTCGCCTCGGCTGTGGCGCAGGCGCGGCACGAGCGTGGAACGGATCGAGTTCGAGGCACAGCTGCCGCTCGGCATGTTCGAGGAGTCCGACTATCTGCCGCAGGAGTTCGACGTCCTGCCCGGCGACCGGCTCCTGGTCGTCAGCGACGGTGTCTACGACGCCCTGTCCCCGCTCGGGGAGGCCTTCGGGGAACGGGCGCTGGCCCGGGCGGTGACCGCCACGGCGCTGCTCCCCGCGGCCGACGTGCCGCGCGCCGTTCTCGACGAGCTGGCCGCCTACCGCGTCACCGAGCCGCTGGACGACGCGCTGATCGTCTGCCTCGACTGGTCCGGGAGAAGGCGCGGGGAGAACGGGCCGCAGGCGGACTGA
- a CDS encoding sensor histidine kinase, which produces MTRTPRNPEPADEAAPRRAGGVARLTVQGWIHVVLAVNVLLVIVFAVSGGVLQARADDRTDLLTDRIQPARSTAFQLETSLVDQETGVRGYVLSKDDSFLEPYESGGRDEATLRARLSTLLTDQPRIAADLRAVQRAGDAWRRDYARPLIDSVRGGGRGVPGLEASKAQFDRTRDLLSTMETHLGEVRDRTRASVEESRQSRNLFFGGTLAAFLAAGLALTLMLRRIVGRPLRTLEAASVDVSGGAFERTIRLHGPRDLESVARAVEEMRRRIVEELSASMARETLLEERTAELDSQTLELKRSNAELEQFAYVASHDLQEPLRKVASFCQLLEKRYGDRLDDRAKQYIDFAVDGAKRMQTLINDLLTFSRVGRVGEKLVPVALDDVLDRALGNLSVALDETGARVVREGPLPTVTGDATTLTMLWQNLVGNAVKFRDPGRQPEIVVHCEAADGQWRLGVRDNGIGIDAEFREKVFVIFQRLHGRDEYDGTGIGLAVCRKIVEHHGGTITLDGAAGEGTDVSFTLPMARPEPDPRVDETARPAEGART; this is translated from the coding sequence GTGACCCGTACCCCGAGGAACCCGGAGCCCGCCGACGAGGCCGCGCCGCGCAGGGCCGGCGGAGTCGCCCGGCTGACCGTGCAGGGCTGGATCCATGTCGTCCTCGCCGTCAACGTACTCCTGGTGATCGTCTTCGCGGTGTCCGGCGGGGTCCTCCAGGCCCGCGCCGACGACCGCACCGACCTGCTCACCGACCGCATCCAGCCCGCCCGTTCCACCGCCTTCCAGCTGGAGACCTCGCTGGTCGACCAGGAGACGGGCGTACGGGGCTACGTACTGAGCAAGGACGACAGCTTCCTGGAGCCGTACGAGTCCGGAGGACGCGACGAGGCGACACTGCGCGCCCGTCTGAGCACGCTGCTCACCGACCAGCCCCGGATCGCGGCCGACCTGCGCGCCGTCCAGCGGGCCGGGGACGCGTGGCGCCGTGACTACGCCAGGCCCCTGATCGACTCGGTCCGTGGCGGCGGACGCGGTGTCCCCGGGCTGGAGGCGAGCAAGGCCCAGTTCGACCGGACCCGCGACCTGCTGTCCACCATGGAGACGCACCTCGGTGAGGTGCGCGACCGGACCCGCGCCTCGGTGGAGGAGAGCCGGCAGTCCCGCAACCTGTTCTTCGGCGGGACACTCGCCGCGTTCCTCGCGGCCGGACTGGCACTGACCCTGATGCTGCGCCGCATCGTCGGACGGCCGCTGAGGACCCTCGAAGCCGCCTCGGTCGACGTCAGCGGCGGAGCCTTCGAGCGGACGATCCGGCTCCACGGCCCCAGGGACCTGGAGTCGGTGGCCCGGGCCGTCGAGGAGATGCGCCGCCGCATCGTCGAGGAACTCTCCGCCTCCATGGCGCGCGAGACCCTCCTCGAGGAACGCACCGCGGAGCTCGACAGCCAGACGCTGGAGCTGAAGCGCTCCAACGCCGAACTGGAGCAGTTCGCCTACGTCGCCTCCCACGACCTGCAGGAACCCCTGCGCAAGGTCGCGTCGTTCTGCCAGCTCCTGGAGAAGCGTTACGGCGACCGGCTGGACGACCGGGCGAAGCAGTACATCGACTTCGCCGTCGACGGTGCCAAGCGCATGCAGACCCTCATCAACGACCTGCTGACCTTCTCCAGGGTCGGCCGCGTGGGCGAGAAACTGGTGCCCGTCGCGCTCGACGACGTACTGGACCGGGCACTGGGCAACCTCAGCGTGGCCCTGGACGAGACCGGCGCCCGCGTGGTGCGCGAGGGGCCGCTGCCCACCGTGACGGGCGACGCGACCACCCTCACGATGCTCTGGCAGAACCTGGTCGGCAACGCCGTGAAGTTCCGCGACCCCGGGCGGCAACCCGAGATCGTCGTCCACTGCGAGGCGGCGGACGGGCAGTGGCGGCTGGGAGTGCGCGACAACGGGATAGGCATCGACGCCGAGTTCAGGGAGAAGGTCTTCGTCATCTTCCAGCGGCTGCACGGCCGTGACGAGTACGACGGCACCGGGATCGGGCTTGCCGTCTGCCGGAAGATCGTCGAGCATCACGGTGGCACCATCACCCTGGACGGCGCCGCGGGCGAGGGCACGGACGTGTCCTTCACCCTGCCCATGGCGCGGCCCGAACCCGATCCCCGGGTCGACGAAACAGCGCGCCCAGCCGAAGGAGCACGTACGTGA